Proteins encoded in a region of the Chitinivibrio alkaliphilus ACht1 genome:
- a CDS encoding PAS domain-containing sensor histidine kinase, whose product MRHLFKHPGTIKNEIQLLNRNPVISELMRVIQGVFAVLDHNRQIVAVNTELLTLAGIPNPEEALGLRLGELMQCQFEPDAPEGCGTGTACQSCGAAIATMASLRTGEKRTEKCSIRAKHTSIGSDIIMEVSTHPISIEKHTFVLLFIQDITAHEQRSVLEKTFFHDMKNHLNGILGGVQLLSQQMHTNEIANIIRQSSENLLAEFEVQKLLMEKSRSFYTAKKELIHLSQLFTQLHNTYAAHSLAKKRNLRFDTPEKDLSFYSDYFLLQRVVSNMIINALEGTKEEQTVRVTATHSKTEVEISVWNETPIPEAIQPRIFTSRFSTKEGDGRGLGTYSMKLFGEEILKGTVSFTSSAHEGTTFRIRLKTHPPTDATEEV is encoded by the coding sequence ATGAGACACTTATTTAAACACCCGGGTACAATTAAAAATGAAATCCAACTATTAAACCGCAATCCGGTCATATCCGAGCTTATGCGTGTAATTCAGGGAGTATTTGCAGTTCTTGACCATAATCGTCAGATCGTTGCCGTAAATACAGAACTCCTGACCCTTGCGGGCATACCCAACCCGGAAGAAGCCTTGGGGCTTCGCCTCGGTGAACTCATGCAGTGTCAATTTGAACCAGACGCCCCTGAAGGATGCGGCACCGGTACAGCCTGCCAAAGCTGTGGTGCAGCCATTGCCACCATGGCAAGTCTTAGGACGGGGGAAAAACGAACAGAGAAATGCAGTATCCGTGCAAAACATACCAGCATTGGCTCAGATATAATTATGGAAGTCAGCACGCACCCCATCTCCATCGAGAAACACACCTTTGTTTTGCTCTTTATTCAGGATATCACCGCCCATGAACAAAGATCTGTTCTGGAGAAGACCTTTTTTCATGATATGAAAAATCACCTAAACGGGATACTGGGGGGAGTACAACTCTTATCTCAGCAGATGCATACCAATGAAATTGCTAACATTATTCGTCAAAGTTCGGAGAATCTCCTTGCGGAATTTGAAGTACAAAAGCTGCTTATGGAAAAGAGTCGTTCTTTCTATACGGCGAAGAAAGAACTGATACATCTGAGCCAACTTTTCACACAATTACACAACACATATGCCGCCCATTCCCTTGCAAAAAAAAGAAACCTCCGCTTTGATACTCCAGAGAAAGATCTCTCTTTTTACTCAGACTACTTTTTGCTCCAGCGCGTAGTGAGTAATATGATTATCAATGCCCTGGAGGGAACAAAGGAAGAACAAACCGTTCGGGTTACGGCAACCCATTCCAAAACAGAAGTAGAGATATCCGTATGGAATGAGACACCCATTCCCGAAGCCATACAACCACGCATTTTTACCAGTCGCTTTAGCACCAAAGAAGGTGATGGAAGAGGTCTTGGAACCTACTCAATGAAACTATTCGGGGAAGAAATTCTAAAGGGCACCGTTTCTTTTACAAGCTCCGCCCATGAGGGAACAACCTTTCGCATACGCCTGAAAACACACCCCCCTACGGATGCTACTGAAGAAGTGTAA
- a CDS encoding rhodanese-like domain-containing protein, protein MRQKKNVISGTVHKGIRRIRVDALDESGIGLYRGDSVQIYGDLFARASAIESELFSHEEGDAPDFTEGVSFTARDTGRYTLHIVLDTNTSVKLPLQVLPFQSTEQTRYREISSAEMEQYRRQGNPVLDVRTEQEFSREALSGAIHIPLHELEQRIHELHGYEDAPILVYCRSGNRSTVAANILLSHGFSAVYNLEHGIIEWRRDGREVVP, encoded by the coding sequence ATGCGCCAGAAAAAAAATGTTATAAGTGGCACCGTGCATAAGGGAATACGTCGTATTCGGGTGGATGCTCTTGATGAGAGCGGGATTGGTTTGTATCGGGGGGACAGTGTGCAGATCTACGGAGACCTGTTTGCCCGTGCGAGTGCTATAGAGAGTGAGTTGTTTTCTCATGAGGAGGGTGATGCCCCCGATTTTACAGAGGGCGTTTCTTTTACTGCTCGCGATACAGGAAGATATACTCTCCATATTGTGCTGGACACAAACACTTCTGTCAAGCTCCCTCTTCAGGTGTTGCCCTTTCAATCTACTGAACAAACGCGGTATCGAGAAATTTCCTCTGCGGAGATGGAACAGTACCGCCGCCAGGGAAACCCCGTACTTGACGTGCGTACGGAACAGGAGTTTTCTCGGGAGGCTCTCTCCGGGGCGATTCATATTCCCCTGCATGAATTAGAGCAGCGCATCCATGAGCTGCACGGCTATGAGGATGCGCCGATCTTGGTGTATTGTCGATCGGGAAATCGATCTACCGTGGCAGCTAATATTCTCTTGTCCCATGGGTTCTCTGCTGTGTATAACCTTGAACACGGCATTATTGAGTGGCGTCGGGATGGTAGGGAGGTTGTGCCGTAA
- the sfsA gene encoding DNA/RNA nuclease SfsA, with amino-acid sequence MYFTKPLSEAKFLSRPNRFVVNILIEGASAGASLPNPGKLGELFFPGVTLLVYSMEGRKSTYPWRVAAVETLHGEIVMLDTQVTNRVAEYLITQKRITGLQGWSLVRREFPLGKSRFDFLLRRGDRHMLLEVKSCTLFHGETAMFPDAVTSRGSRHVSELAEYAQHGYDAAVLFIVHGGYIRRFSPEFHTDPVFAQTLYEARMHLRIFAESIGWDRSLRHIVSQHSLTVDWRGYETHGKDSGIYAVVLENREEQSVAIGAMGTRVFQPGFYLYIGSAKNGLTARVARHQRKRKNKHWHIDYLRDATRVVQTFPIRIRGENECFFAQDVSALADEEIRGFGCSDCSCRSHLFYFKASPIQNPSFQEILLRYRMEHVFASLS; translated from the coding sequence ATGTATTTTACCAAACCACTTTCTGAAGCAAAATTCCTTTCACGTCCCAATCGCTTTGTAGTGAATATACTCATAGAAGGAGCCTCTGCAGGTGCGTCTCTTCCTAACCCCGGGAAGCTGGGAGAGCTTTTTTTTCCCGGGGTAACCCTCTTGGTCTATTCCATGGAGGGAAGAAAAAGCACCTACCCATGGAGAGTTGCAGCCGTAGAAACTCTCCACGGAGAGATTGTTATGCTTGATACCCAAGTGACCAATCGTGTTGCAGAGTATTTGATTACGCAGAAACGTATTACGGGGCTTCAAGGGTGGTCTCTTGTTCGACGGGAGTTTCCCCTTGGCAAGAGCCGCTTTGACTTCCTTCTTCGTCGGGGGGATCGACACATGCTTCTTGAAGTAAAGTCATGCACTCTGTTTCACGGAGAGACCGCCATGTTTCCCGATGCGGTAACCAGCCGGGGAAGCCGTCATGTCTCAGAGCTTGCTGAATATGCTCAACACGGGTATGACGCGGCAGTGCTTTTTATTGTGCACGGTGGGTATATTCGCCGGTTTTCTCCTGAGTTTCATACTGATCCCGTCTTTGCTCAAACCCTCTATGAGGCACGTATGCACCTCCGTATTTTTGCAGAATCCATTGGGTGGGATCGATCATTACGTCATATCGTTTCCCAGCATTCTCTTACAGTCGATTGGCGTGGGTATGAAACTCACGGTAAAGATTCAGGCATTTATGCCGTTGTTTTGGAAAATAGGGAAGAGCAAAGTGTTGCCATTGGTGCCATGGGAACACGTGTGTTTCAGCCGGGCTTTTATCTCTACATAGGGTCGGCAAAAAACGGGCTTACGGCACGGGTTGCTCGCCACCAGCGAAAACGAAAGAATAAGCACTGGCATATTGATTATCTTCGTGATGCCACACGGGTGGTGCAGACCTTTCCCATTCGTATCCGGGGTGAGAATGAGTGCTTCTTTGCCCAGGACGTTTCTGCCCTTGCTGATGAAGAGATTCGTGGTTTTGGGTGTTCAGACTGTTCTTGCAGGAGTCATCTTTTCTATTTTAAAGCCTCTCCCATACAGAATCCGTCTTTCCAAGAAATACTCCTAAGGTATCGCATGGAGCACGTCTTCGCCTCTCTTTCATAA
- the hisG gene encoding ATP phosphoribosyltransferase — translation MVKIAIPNKGSLSEKSVQLIKEAGYACKRRSRELVVRDTTHQIEFYYLRPRDIATYVHDGIVDLGITGRDLAIDSKREYHELLPLHFGKSRFYYAVPAHLDITPDDLDNKRIATSYPTLVEQDMAKRGNTVQVVPLSGAIEISIQLDVADAIADVVESGQTLKEAGLKTIGDPIMHSEAILISKASHADKDSDIATFMTRIEGILRARSYVLVEYDAPRAKLDTLTELTPGVEAPTISPLTEDGWVAVKSMVKKKGINILIDQLYDRGARGIFVSEIKTCRI, via the coding sequence ATGGTAAAAATAGCGATCCCCAATAAGGGGTCTCTTTCTGAGAAAAGTGTGCAGCTTATTAAAGAAGCGGGATATGCATGTAAGCGCCGAAGCCGCGAGTTGGTTGTACGTGATACAACCCATCAAATAGAATTTTATTACCTCCGTCCCCGTGATATTGCCACCTATGTCCATGACGGCATTGTTGATCTTGGTATTACCGGTCGTGATCTTGCCATAGACAGCAAGCGGGAGTACCACGAACTGCTTCCCCTTCATTTTGGAAAATCACGCTTCTATTATGCCGTACCGGCACACCTCGATATTACCCCGGATGACCTTGATAATAAACGTATTGCCACTTCCTACCCAACCTTAGTAGAGCAAGATATGGCAAAACGAGGCAATACCGTACAGGTTGTTCCTCTCAGTGGAGCCATAGAGATCTCAATCCAGCTCGATGTGGCCGATGCCATTGCTGATGTGGTTGAATCGGGGCAAACCCTCAAAGAAGCAGGCCTTAAAACGATTGGCGACCCCATTATGCACTCCGAAGCGATATTAATCAGCAAAGCGTCGCACGCAGATAAAGATAGTGATATCGCCACCTTCATGACGAGAATTGAAGGCATTTTGAGAGCTCGCTCCTACGTGCTTGTTGAATACGATGCCCCCCGAGCAAAACTGGATACCTTGACGGAGTTAACCCCTGGTGTGGAGGCCCCAACTATCTCCCCCCTCACAGAAGATGGATGGGTGGCAGTAAAATCAATGGTCAAGAAGAAAGGTATTAATATTCTTATCGACCAACTCTACGATCGCGGTGCCCGGGGCATATTCGTCTCGGAAATTAAAACCTGCCGCATCTAA
- a CDS encoding MBL fold metallo-hydrolase has translation MKTALTFLGTGTSHGVPTVDCMMEGFVRCPKGVCQESAEDHRHRRLRSSLFVRYGETAVLIDATPDFREQMLTQNISRMDGVVITHKHVDHILGIPDLRSYSKARSEGLPIYGSSETIQAIRESFAYIFDPHTVVGGGIPRLHEEVVTEPFSVGEILFEPIRVEHGACRQCYGYRFNDIAYLPDMKAFYPGEEEKIRGVRLLIIDCLRTERPHSTHLILPEAIAIAQKAEAKNTLFTHMCHGIHYKHDQRYLFPNMDFAFDGLSLEV, from the coding sequence ATGAAAACCGCTCTTACCTTTCTTGGCACTGGAACATCTCACGGGGTTCCCACCGTTGACTGTATGATGGAGGGGTTTGTTCGCTGCCCCAAGGGAGTGTGCCAGGAGTCTGCTGAGGACCACCGACATCGCCGGTTACGCTCCTCTCTATTTGTGAGATACGGAGAGACAGCTGTGCTTATAGATGCCACACCTGATTTCCGGGAACAGATGTTGACCCAGAATATATCTCGCATGGATGGAGTTGTCATAACTCACAAACATGTGGATCATATCCTGGGTATCCCTGATCTACGTTCCTATTCAAAGGCCCGTTCAGAGGGACTTCCCATATATGGTTCGAGTGAAACAATTCAGGCAATTCGTGAGAGTTTTGCGTACATCTTTGATCCTCATACCGTTGTCGGTGGGGGCATACCGCGTTTGCATGAAGAGGTTGTTACAGAACCTTTTTCCGTGGGAGAAATTCTCTTTGAGCCGATCAGGGTGGAGCATGGTGCATGCAGGCAATGCTATGGATATCGGTTTAATGATATCGCCTATCTTCCCGATATGAAAGCCTTTTATCCTGGTGAAGAAGAAAAAATTCGTGGTGTACGCCTCTTAATTATCGATTGCCTTCGTACGGAGCGTCCCCATTCAACTCATCTTATTTTACCTGAAGCTATTGCCATTGCTCAGAAGGCGGAAGCAAAGAATACTCTTTTTACTCATATGTGTCATGGAATACATTATAAGCATGATCAAAGGTATCTTTTTCCCAATATGGATTTTGCCTTTGACGGATTATCATTGGAGGTATAA
- a CDS encoding T9SS type A sorting domain-containing protein produces the protein MKFTICICLLCLLCSVSARNTIFQYSASTQTTEAYALTDSTGLLATSAGVARYIHDSVVLERSPRMKDVRISAMTRDDSGTVWLGSAGGYVYRTDERLHEVTPYGDLTILGESRVRQFLFYESLMLVAHDNGLSLFDREQESFIRTATEFGQDVDGDPIAGAVSQLFIVDDTLFALSGNSLVYYENLSERVRSLAFSDPSQWEYRELTPPLELGQRLFFAPDETFLRFRAPARFFGDHFFSLSELSLFSFSPQGDTIEEYSFHTEAEEHRFDSLITLSPGVDSLLFLGTNRGQFLMFNTLSGETEHVLSVPGLRKNDICRVFLARDGALWMLPYLAQYREEWGHPATPNQIVRMAGDSLTYYGPHTEGIGLLGRSDTLSAITEDTSGILYVGSPSEHVIRYRNGAWERVLFDANYEEPPVVTTDNSHPRARDWMKIDRMHVDQKNTLWGVNWRGPNSPSQTPYAWAWNEERDSFRTFGVAPDFANRTSAYYLAPGADTTMAVFFNNSRGSFTVLDGRLSVFDESRPYDDIRRDSSTVGARVFDVASLASGSIVAATQDGIGSIRYTEEETVQEFLRIDEGAATAVAVGRTMHEEGRSVTDIWVGVREQGIFLFGLYEYVTPDGEFDRFELRREESFSPITSREGLGASTVEDMVFDGEGNRLWVATLNGVNRVEIYRDTRPLDEHSSETLRMYPNPFIRSDHKEVTIAGVSRNSYVDIYTESGRLTARLTPYNSALSDTTPEGIIQYRWRPSSSLPAGVYMVVVKDGRDDNTKVAVSKLLILP, from the coding sequence ATGAAATTTACCATCTGTATCTGTCTGCTCTGTCTTTTGTGTAGTGTCTCGGCACGTAACACTATTTTTCAATATTCCGCGTCTACACAGACCACGGAAGCCTATGCACTTACAGACTCGACGGGGCTGCTTGCTACATCGGCAGGTGTAGCACGATATATTCATGATTCCGTTGTGCTGGAGCGCTCACCCCGTATGAAAGATGTTCGTATATCCGCCATGACCCGTGATGACTCTGGAACTGTTTGGCTGGGGTCAGCTGGCGGATATGTATACCGTACAGATGAGCGTCTGCACGAGGTAACTCCCTATGGTGATTTGACAATCTTAGGTGAGAGCCGTGTTCGGCAGTTTCTGTTTTATGAATCACTCATGTTGGTGGCCCATGATAATGGTCTCTCTCTCTTTGATCGCGAACAGGAGAGTTTTATACGCACTGCCACGGAGTTTGGACAGGATGTTGATGGTGACCCCATTGCAGGGGCTGTGTCACAGCTCTTTATTGTGGACGATACACTCTTTGCTCTTTCGGGAAATAGTTTAGTGTACTACGAGAATCTTTCTGAGCGGGTGCGTTCCCTTGCTTTTTCTGATCCCTCTCAGTGGGAGTATCGTGAGCTTACGCCCCCGTTGGAGCTTGGGCAACGGCTTTTTTTTGCACCAGATGAAACCTTCCTTCGCTTCCGTGCACCGGCGCGATTCTTCGGGGATCATTTCTTTTCTCTCTCAGAGCTATCACTCTTTTCTTTTTCTCCCCAGGGAGATACCATTGAAGAGTACTCGTTTCACACAGAGGCCGAGGAGCATCGTTTTGATAGTCTTATCACCCTTTCCCCCGGAGTAGATTCCCTTCTTTTTTTAGGAACAAACCGCGGACAGTTTTTGATGTTTAATACTCTCTCCGGTGAAACAGAGCACGTTCTCTCCGTGCCGGGGCTTCGAAAAAATGATATTTGTCGTGTGTTTTTGGCTCGTGATGGAGCACTCTGGATGTTGCCCTATCTTGCCCAGTATCGGGAAGAATGGGGACATCCTGCAACGCCCAATCAGATTGTTCGCATGGCGGGGGATTCTCTTACCTATTACGGCCCTCATACGGAGGGAATTGGTCTTTTGGGCCGTTCAGATACATTATCAGCCATCACAGAGGATACGTCCGGTATTCTGTATGTGGGCAGCCCGAGTGAGCATGTTATTCGGTATCGTAATGGTGCGTGGGAGCGGGTGCTTTTTGACGCAAATTATGAGGAGCCTCCAGTGGTTACCACTGATAATTCGCATCCCCGTGCTCGAGACTGGATGAAAATAGATCGCATGCATGTGGATCAAAAAAACACCCTATGGGGAGTCAACTGGCGTGGTCCCAATAGTCCTTCTCAGACGCCCTATGCATGGGCATGGAATGAAGAACGCGATTCCTTTCGAACCTTTGGGGTTGCCCCGGATTTTGCGAACCGTACATCAGCATATTATCTTGCTCCGGGGGCAGATACCACCATGGCGGTGTTTTTTAATAACTCCCGGGGGAGTTTTACTGTTCTTGATGGACGTCTTTCTGTCTTTGATGAATCGCGCCCCTACGATGATATTCGACGTGATTCCAGTACGGTGGGAGCGCGCGTTTTTGATGTAGCCTCGCTTGCCTCGGGGAGTATTGTTGCAGCGACGCAGGACGGAATTGGCAGTATCCGTTATACTGAAGAAGAGACCGTACAGGAATTTCTTCGCATTGACGAAGGAGCCGCAACAGCTGTTGCAGTGGGACGAACCATGCATGAGGAGGGGCGTTCTGTAACAGATATATGGGTGGGAGTTCGTGAGCAAGGTATTTTTCTGTTTGGTTTGTATGAGTATGTAACTCCTGACGGAGAGTTTGACCGCTTTGAGTTGCGTCGAGAAGAGAGTTTCTCGCCGATTACTTCCCGCGAGGGGCTTGGGGCATCTACGGTGGAAGATATGGTGTTTGATGGGGAGGGGAATCGTCTCTGGGTGGCCACTCTCAACGGGGTAAACCGAGTTGAAATATATCGGGATACCCGCCCACTTGATGAACATAGTTCTGAAACCCTTCGCATGTATCCTAACCCCTTTATACGTAGCGATCATAAAGAGGTGACCATTGCTGGAGTGAGTCGAAATTCGTATGTTGATATCTATACGGAATCAGGCCGTTTAACAGCTCGCTTGACTCCCTACAACTCTGCTCTTTCCGATACAACTCCTGAAGGGATTATTCAGTATCGGTGGCGTCCTTCAAGCTCACTACCAGCAGGAGTGTACATGGTTGTTGTAAAGGATGGCCGTGATGATAATACAAAGGTGGCAGTATCAAAACTTCTCATACTTCCCTAG
- a CDS encoding phosphoribosyl-ATP diphosphatase, with protein sequence MKRFEALFTELQKKIAAQDPQSGTVAEYNKGTHFIGKKIVEEAAEVWMAAEYEGKEKTAEEVSQLLYHLQVLLIANDLTLEDVYRYL encoded by the coding sequence ATGAAACGCTTTGAAGCACTTTTTACAGAATTGCAAAAAAAAATTGCAGCTCAAGACCCCCAGTCAGGTACGGTTGCAGAGTACAATAAGGGGACCCACTTTATCGGAAAAAAAATTGTAGAAGAAGCTGCAGAAGTATGGATGGCTGCTGAATATGAGGGAAAAGAGAAAACCGCTGAAGAGGTTTCACAGCTTTTATACCACCTTCAGGTATTGCTGATAGCCAATGATCTTACCCTTGAAGACGTCTACCGCTATCTCTAA
- a CDS encoding glycosyltransferase family 2 protein yields MIPTKNRHALLQRAVQSVFSQRLLPQELLIIDDGSVDGTAAWAERLFHPEVSCRYISLKTSRGGAAARNYGISEAQQTYVAFLDDDDWWHPEKLFCQYERALWDDSPDLIYTGVRVMEDESHEVRRVLHIPHCMPRTSILLYNYVGITSTVLIRRTLLMQEGFDSRLPALQEYDLFIRLIRQGAHVAAVPSHLVYYAHPAKHDGVSTSLRGFFSAAKILLRKQPLLLPRFFQFCGLIRICAQKIRVSHRFRGHLRGKRNAL; encoded by the coding sequence ATTATTCCCACCAAAAACCGGCACGCCCTGCTTCAGCGGGCTGTTCAGTCGGTCTTTTCTCAGCGCTTACTCCCGCAAGAACTGCTTATTATTGACGATGGTTCTGTGGATGGTACGGCTGCATGGGCTGAGCGTCTCTTTCATCCCGAGGTTTCTTGTCGATATATTTCTTTAAAAACATCTCGTGGAGGAGCAGCAGCACGTAATTACGGTATTTCCGAAGCGCAGCAAACCTATGTCGCCTTTCTTGATGATGATGACTGGTGGCATCCAGAGAAACTCTTTTGCCAATATGAACGCGCCCTTTGGGACGATAGCCCCGATCTTATTTATACAGGGGTTCGGGTTATGGAAGATGAAAGCCACGAGGTTCGGCGAGTACTGCATATACCGCACTGTATGCCTCGAACCTCAATTCTTTTGTATAACTATGTAGGAATCACTTCAACAGTTCTCATTCGACGCACGCTTCTTATGCAGGAGGGGTTTGATTCGCGCCTGCCGGCATTGCAGGAGTATGATCTCTTTATTCGGCTTATTCGACAGGGTGCGCATGTAGCAGCAGTACCTTCCCATCTTGTCTACTATGCCCATCCTGCCAAACACGATGGTGTTTCTACGTCCCTGCGAGGTTTTTTTAGTGCTGCAAAGATTCTTCTGCGGAAGCAACCACTTCTGCTCCCCCGTTTCTTTCAGTTTTGCGGGCTTATACGAATTTGTGCGCAGAAAATTCGTGTGTCTCACCGGTTCCGTGGCCATCTGCGCGGAAAAAGGAATGCCCTATGA
- a CDS encoding glycoside hydrolase family 9 protein — protein sequence MQKEAACDHPAEEILHFFRSQRCGVATPLHGPCHQHDGSKEHPLTGGWHDAGDYLKFVVTTSFVTIEMLSAVLAKNSTETRLAASVLREARVGVEWLLKMTDGYADGRFYYQVGHPDDHRFWRLPEADRTGQEYLRTAYAGWGKNLNGLAIAVFSMAARAFVEDDPDFAACCGTRAEKLWELRDSFPDVQNTTPESFYTQSDSKDSMLLGAVQLYILTGREELLPVVDNLLKTVENYNIGWGNVGFLALITAFEAGIDRSFCTEVLQGCVENLAKVAKRSPFCRASELVWGSSAQIAADAQKILLYEECTGDRTFRSLAIAQVDYLLGANPWGVSFVVGVGCKYPRFAHSQLNDLAGLQRGAVVGGPGLRRDWEKFLSLPAGYTDVYGPYQGAEVFYDWIGDYYTNEVAIDYAVPLLAVFTLLQ from the coding sequence GTGCAAAAAGAGGCTGCCTGTGATCACCCTGCGGAGGAGATACTTCATTTTTTCCGTTCTCAGCGATGTGGTGTTGCCACGCCGCTTCATGGGCCATGTCATCAACATGACGGATCTAAAGAGCATCCACTTACCGGCGGGTGGCATGATGCAGGGGACTATCTGAAATTTGTGGTAACAACCTCCTTTGTTACCATAGAAATGCTCTCTGCGGTGTTGGCAAAGAACAGCACCGAAACTCGTCTTGCTGCATCTGTTCTCAGAGAGGCTCGAGTGGGGGTTGAATGGTTGCTGAAGATGACTGACGGATACGCTGATGGCCGGTTCTATTATCAAGTGGGGCATCCCGACGATCATCGATTCTGGCGTTTGCCCGAGGCCGATCGTACGGGACAGGAGTATCTGCGTACTGCCTATGCGGGGTGGGGAAAAAATCTCAATGGCTTGGCTATTGCTGTGTTTTCCATGGCAGCTCGTGCCTTTGTCGAAGATGACCCTGATTTTGCTGCATGCTGTGGCACGCGGGCAGAAAAGCTGTGGGAGTTACGTGATTCTTTTCCCGATGTACAAAACACAACGCCGGAATCATTTTATACTCAGAGTGACAGTAAAGACTCCATGCTTTTGGGGGCTGTGCAGCTCTATATTCTGACAGGGAGGGAAGAGTTACTTCCTGTTGTTGATAACCTGTTGAAAACTGTTGAAAACTATAATATCGGCTGGGGTAATGTGGGGTTTCTTGCCCTTATAACAGCATTTGAAGCAGGAATTGATCGTTCTTTTTGTACTGAAGTACTCCAAGGATGTGTGGAGAATCTTGCCAAGGTTGCCAAGCGTTCGCCCTTTTGTCGTGCCTCTGAATTGGTGTGGGGAAGCAGTGCTCAAATAGCTGCAGATGCACAGAAAATTTTACTGTACGAGGAATGCACCGGTGACAGAACCTTCCGTTCACTTGCAATTGCACAGGTCGATTATCTCCTGGGGGCAAATCCGTGGGGGGTTTCTTTTGTTGTGGGAGTAGGGTGCAAATATCCCCGTTTTGCTCATTCTCAGCTCAATGATCTTGCGGGTCTACAACGAGGGGCTGTGGTGGGAGGTCCAGGGCTGCGCCGTGATTGGGAAAAGTTCTTGAGCCTCCCCGCGGGATATACGGATGTTTATGGGCCGTATCAAGGGGCAGAAGTATTCTATGACTGGATTGGTGATTACTATACCAATGAGGTTGCCATTGATTATGCCGTGCCGCTTCTTGCAGTATTTACACTTCTTCAGTAG
- the pyrE gene encoding orotate phosphoribosyltransferase, giving the protein MEAYKKEFIEFMVRAGVLTFGDFTTKSGRKTPYFINTGKYSTAEEIQKLGAFYARAIAAEYGTDEAFVLFGPAYKGIPLVVTTAVAMHHAGQEASFCFNRKEIKDHGEGGSLVGHSLKPNDPVLIVEDVTTAGTSIYETVPLLRSAAPISLRGLIVSVDRMEKGSRGVTAFEELRQEFHMETRAIVTIEEIVSYLHNRVIDGTIYINDDMKERIAEYLRMYGA; this is encoded by the coding sequence ATGGAAGCGTATAAGAAGGAATTTATTGAATTTATGGTACGAGCAGGCGTTCTTACCTTTGGAGACTTTACCACAAAAAGCGGGCGTAAAACCCCCTACTTCATTAATACGGGAAAATATAGTACCGCCGAAGAGATACAGAAGCTTGGTGCGTTTTATGCCCGTGCCATTGCAGCTGAATACGGTACGGATGAAGCCTTTGTGCTGTTTGGCCCTGCCTACAAGGGTATTCCCTTGGTAGTAACCACTGCGGTTGCCATGCATCATGCTGGACAGGAGGCGTCATTCTGTTTTAATCGAAAAGAGATAAAAGATCATGGTGAGGGCGGTAGCCTTGTAGGGCATAGCCTCAAACCGAATGATCCTGTACTTATTGTGGAAGATGTTACCACGGCGGGAACCTCTATTTATGAGACGGTGCCGCTCTTGCGTTCGGCTGCTCCCATATCGCTTCGAGGCTTGATTGTTTCTGTGGACCGTATGGAAAAAGGGTCTCGTGGTGTTACAGCCTTTGAGGAGCTTCGTCAAGAATTTCACATGGAGACTCGTGCCATTGTTACCATAGAAGAAATTGTTTCCTATTTGCATAATCGCGTCATTGATGGTACGATTTACATCAACGATGACATGAAAGAGCGCATTGCAGAGTACCTTCGTATGTATGGTGCATAG
- a CDS encoding thioredoxin family protein — protein sequence MKLLIFTMIFLLTVSCGGDTPEVDQVQESSAEAIQEVSSSEVALHEVASAQEMETIMEGSSDHLVVLNFYADWCGPCQQLAPEYEALAQEDTTGTQFYRINIDDHGSLAQAYGVRGIPFTVFVYENDVVHTLPGLNPRRDYEEVVNRYAPEKKCYKWHRA from the coding sequence ATGAAACTACTTATTTTTACCATGATTTTTCTTCTTACCGTGAGTTGTGGTGGTGATACACCAGAGGTAGATCAGGTCCAGGAGTCGTCTGCCGAGGCGATTCAAGAGGTGTCATCTTCTGAGGTGGCTCTGCATGAGGTTGCATCGGCCCAAGAGATGGAGACGATTATGGAAGGCTCGTCGGATCATCTTGTGGTACTTAATTTTTATGCAGATTGGTGCGGGCCGTGTCAGCAGTTGGCTCCAGAGTATGAAGCCCTTGCCCAAGAGGATACAACGGGCACGCAGTTTTATCGGATAAATATTGATGACCATGGTTCTCTTGCTCAAGCCTACGGAGTTCGCGGTATTCCCTTTACCGTATTTGTCTATGAGAACGACGTTGTTCATACGCTTCCGGGCTTGAATCCACGAAGGGATTACGAAGAGGTGGTGAATCGCTATGCGCCAGAAAAAAAATGTTATAAGTGGCACCGTGCATAA